Proteins found in one Arachis stenosperma cultivar V10309 chromosome 8, arast.V10309.gnm1.PFL2, whole genome shotgun sequence genomic segment:
- the LOC130943806 gene encoding polyadenylate-binding protein-interacting protein 6, producing MKQIVSSLNPYAASYVPLSKRESHGATADPFQSPPYHAAQNQHHQFHSSASASKPVAETFQGNINNPASSSYGSVPTGFVDNQFADYDPDMDVEYLRMQFPGISEESLRDVYMVNECDIDAAVEMLNQLELKFDGVESSGNLPETLDIGDVSESGSASDSASLKLKNVAAEASTSTSSSHLSANTL from the exons ATGAAGCAAATAGTGTCTTCTTTGAATCCATATGCAGCATCCTATGTTCCACTCTCTAAAAGAGAGTCACATGGTGCAACTGCTGATCCATTTCAGAGTCCTCCTTATCATGCTGCACAGAATCAACACCATCAGTTTCACTCGAGCGCTTCGGCTTCTAAACCGGTTGCCGAAACTTTCCAAGGGAATATCAACAACCCTGCATCTAGTTCTTATGGCTCGGTGCCGACAGGTTTTGTAGATAACCAGTTCGCGGATTATGAtcctgatatggatgttgaatatcttagaatgcaGTTCCCGGGTATATCTGAAGAATCCCTTAGAGATGTCTATATGGTAAATGAGTGTGACATCGATGCTGCTGTTGAAATGCTGAACCAACTTGAACTTAAG TTCGATGGTGTCGAGTCCTCTGGAAATCTTCCGGAGACGCTGGATATTGGCGATGTATCGGAATCTGGATCAGCTTCTGATTCTGCATCATTGAAACTGAAGAATGTAGCAGCTGAAGCTAGCACTTCAACTTCTTCATCCCATTTATCTGCCAATACATtatga